One Helianthus annuus cultivar XRQ/B chromosome 7, HanXRQr2.0-SUNRISE, whole genome shotgun sequence genomic region harbors:
- the LOC110868767 gene encoding LOB domain-containing protein 1, translated as MEYSGDGTDGATTRMAAPTTMSSPNILNCPPPSPASSPPPPVVLSPCAACKILRRRCVEKCVLAPYFPPSEPLKFSTAHRVFGASNIIKFLQELPESQRADAVSSMVYEANARLRDPVYGCAGAICQLQKQVSELQAELAKAKAEMLNMQCQQSNLLSMIIMEMDQQLIAPPTPPQPTPYDNLSFYTEDVNMGSIYEPLWTCN; from the exons ATGGAATATTCCGGTGATGGTACTGACGGCGCCACCACACGCATGGCCGCTCCCACCAccatgtcatcacccaatattctCAATTGTCCTCCACCATCCCCAGCTTCCTCGCCACCCCCGCCGGTGGTTCTTAGCCCTTGCGCCGCCTGCAAGATCCTCCGACGGAGGTGCGTCGAGAAATGCGTGTTGGCGCCGTACTTTCCACCAAGCGAACCGCTCAAGTTCTCCACCGCCCACCGCGTGTTTGGAGCTAGCAACATCATAAAGTTTTTGCAG GAACTTCCGGAGTCTCAAAGAGCGGACGCGGTCAGCAGTATGGTATACGAAGCGAATGCAAGGCTTAGAGATCCAGTTTACGGGTGCGCAGGCGCAATTTGTCAACTTCAAAAGCAAGTGAGCGAGCTCCAAGCGGAGTTAGCCAAGGCAAAAGCCGAAATGCTCAATATGCAATGCCAACAATCGAATTTGTTATCTATGATTATTATGGAAATGGATCAACAACTCATCGCCCCACCAACGCCACCACAACCAACACCTTATGATAACCTAAGCTTCTACACCGAAGACGTCAATATGGGAAGCATATACGAGCCACTTTGGACATGTAACTAA